The Ideonella dechloratans genome includes a window with the following:
- a CDS encoding ATP-binding protein has translation MSLLSALSSRSRRWFKAPQHLFDHLSFRTKFVVIGMVLAGPLSTLVGFVASRYDQRVDNAQARESALLRSSHLRDLAVALAVHRGLSARILAGEEGASAELVGQQKRVDRLLNEALESIPPEQWRTANPAQGPALVSEVHDLMRLSDPGQPERNFNRHNAVIDALLNLNARVGVGPDLGTDDHHEAALLHLAFQQLPMLLEALGRQRGWGSAVLTQEAYTDADLTRYMLYAGGAAQQLEVTQSAREALSETNALLARPGHPVPLTMALDEADIFSQRSMAIVMARQGGAAAAAQHFREGSIAIDRLAEVTAAFSDLLLRRARHDLLAAQHGRTVSLLVMGLVALALLLMYRGFERSTVLRLRDLQRASRRLADGQFNDRVQVVGSDEIARLSGALDDMRQRLQNAVRERADALAAHAASRAKTEFLARWSHDLRTPLAAVLGFADMLLTRQAPSLSEAQREDVMHIREAGEHLLALVNDVLAVASVDARDGDTVRQRDEAVAIGPLIASAVHLVQAQARTAGVLLEWPREQGILSPDWVRGDRTRLLQVLANLLSNAIKYNQAGGHVRLLWSAEGAQVRIAVEDDGCGIAEADLPRLFQPFERLATPDPGIEGLGLGLSNVKRLLEAMGGSVEVHSRLGEGSRFTVSLQRMAPPMPAPAPGLQALPPAPPLQGRILYVEDDETNVLLLQAMLAAEPGLEVTVCRDGAQALAQQEAPDLWIIDGQLPDMDGVDLLRQLQRRPGMATRAVMFSADALPCRRAQALDAGFIDLWVKPMGRDELLLRLRQLMSRPRPEGQGVSAAPLAQ, from the coding sequence ATGTCCCTGCTGTCTGCCCTGTCATCGCGCTCCCGCCGCTGGTTCAAGGCCCCCCAGCACCTGTTCGACCACCTGAGCTTCCGCACGAAGTTCGTGGTCATCGGCATGGTGCTGGCGGGTCCGCTGTCCACCCTGGTGGGTTTTGTCGCTTCGCGCTACGACCAGCGGGTGGACAACGCCCAGGCGCGGGAATCGGCCCTGCTGCGCAGCAGCCACCTGCGGGATCTGGCGGTGGCGTTGGCGGTGCACCGCGGCCTGTCGGCCCGCATCCTCGCGGGCGAGGAAGGCGCCAGCGCCGAACTGGTCGGGCAGCAGAAGCGGGTGGACCGGCTGCTGAACGAAGCCCTGGAGAGCATCCCCCCAGAACAGTGGCGCACCGCCAACCCGGCCCAGGGGCCGGCCCTGGTGTCGGAGGTGCACGACCTGATGCGCCTGAGCGACCCGGGGCAGCCGGAGCGCAACTTCAACCGCCACAACGCGGTCATCGACGCGCTGCTGAACCTGAACGCCCGGGTGGGCGTGGGCCCGGACCTGGGCACCGACGACCACCACGAAGCGGCCCTGCTGCACCTGGCCTTCCAGCAGCTGCCCATGCTGCTGGAAGCCCTGGGGCGCCAGCGGGGCTGGGGCAGCGCGGTGCTCACCCAGGAGGCCTACACCGACGCCGACCTGACCCGCTACATGCTGTACGCCGGCGGGGCGGCCCAGCAGCTGGAGGTGACGCAGAGCGCCCGGGAAGCCCTGAGCGAGACCAATGCGCTGCTGGCCCGCCCGGGCCACCCCGTGCCCCTGACCATGGCGCTGGACGAAGCCGACATCTTCAGCCAGCGCTCCATGGCCATCGTGATGGCCCGCCAGGGCGGCGCCGCCGCGGCCGCGCAGCACTTCCGCGAAGGCAGCATCGCCATCGACCGCCTGGCCGAGGTCACCGCCGCCTTCTCCGATCTGCTGCTCAGGCGCGCCCGGCACGATCTGCTGGCCGCCCAGCATGGCCGCACCGTGTCGCTGCTGGTCATGGGCCTGGTGGCCCTGGCCCTGCTGCTGATGTACCGCGGCTTCGAGCGTTCCACCGTGCTGCGCCTGCGGGACCTGCAGCGGGCCTCGCGCCGGCTGGCCGACGGCCAGTTCAACGACCGGGTGCAGGTGGTGGGCAGCGACGAGATCGCCCGACTGTCCGGCGCGCTGGACGACATGCGCCAGCGCCTGCAGAACGCCGTGCGCGAGCGGGCCGATGCCCTGGCCGCCCACGCCGCCTCGCGCGCCAAGACCGAATTCCTGGCCCGCTGGAGCCACGACCTGCGCACCCCGCTGGCCGCCGTGCTGGGCTTTGCCGACATGCTGCTGACCCGCCAGGCGCCCTCGCTGAGCGAAGCCCAGCGCGAGGACGTGATGCACATCCGCGAGGCGGGCGAGCACCTGCTGGCCCTGGTCAACGACGTGCTGGCGGTGGCCAGCGTGGACGCACGCGACGGTGACACCGTCCGCCAGCGTGACGAGGCGGTGGCCATCGGGCCGCTGATCGCCTCGGCCGTGCATCTGGTGCAGGCCCAGGCCCGCACGGCCGGCGTGCTGCTGGAATGGCCCCGCGAACAGGGCATCCTCTCGCCCGACTGGGTGCGGGGCGACCGCACCCGGCTGCTGCAGGTGCTGGCCAATCTGTTGAGCAACGCCATCAAGTACAACCAGGCCGGCGGCCATGTGCGCCTGCTGTGGAGCGCGGAAGGCGCGCAGGTGCGCATTGCCGTGGAGGACGACGGCTGCGGCATTGCCGAAGCAGACCTGCCCCGGCTGTTCCAGCCCTTCGAGCGCCTGGCCACGCCCGACCCCGGCATCGAGGGCCTCGGCCTGGGCCTGTCCAATGTCAAGCGACTGCTGGAAGCCATGGGCGGCAGCGTGGAGGTGCACAGCCGGCTGGGCGAGGGCTCGCGCTTCACCGTGAGCCTGCAGCGCATGGCGCCGCCCATGCCGGCGCCCGCACCCGGCCTGCAGGCGCTGCCTCCCGCGCCGCCGCTGCAGGGCCGCATCCTCTACGTGGAAGACGACGAGACCAACGTCCTGCTGCTGCAGGCCATGCTGGCCGCGGAGCCGGGCCTGGAGGTGACGGTCTGCCGCGACGGCGCCCAGGCGCTGGCCCAGCAGGAGGCGCCCGACCTCTGGATCATCGACGGCCAGCTGCCCGACATGGACGGCGTGGACCTGCTCAGGCAGTTGCAGCGCCGCCCCGGCATGGCGACCCGGGCGGTGATGTTCTCGGCCGATGCACTGCCCTGCCGGCGCGCGCAGGCGCTGGACGCCGGCTTCATCGACCTGTGGGTCAAGCCCATGGGCCGGGACGAGCTGCTGCTGCGCCTGCGCCAGCTGATGAGCCGGCCGCGCCCCGAGGGCCAGGGCGTCTCGGCCGCCCCGCTGGCACAATGA
- a CDS encoding LLM class flavin-dependent oxidoreductase, translated as MIPLSILDLVPIPEGSTPAQAIGNTLALARQAEQWGYQRYWLAEHHNMDGLACSATAVLIGQVAAATSRIRVGSGGIMLPNHAPLVVAEQFGTLATLFPGRIDLGLGRAPGTDGATARALRRQALAGSEDEFPRDVQELMGYLAAEDRPGQTVRAIPGRGTEVPVWLLGSSLFSAQLAAWLGLPFAFASHFAPDMLDQALDIYRRTYRPSERWPRPHAMVGCNVIVADSNEAAEHLFTSAQLRVLGMLRGQRGPLPRPIDPAELARLWRPEEQAGVHRMLAVSAVGDAQRVTEQLGQLLERTGADELIVACAVHDPLARQDSYRRLKDVTHFA; from the coding sequence ATGATCCCCTTGTCCATCCTCGACCTCGTTCCCATCCCCGAAGGCAGCACGCCTGCCCAGGCCATCGGCAACACCCTGGCATTGGCCCGCCAGGCCGAGCAATGGGGCTACCAGCGCTACTGGCTGGCCGAACACCACAACATGGATGGCCTGGCCTGCTCCGCCACCGCGGTGCTGATCGGCCAGGTGGCGGCCGCCACCTCGCGCATCCGGGTGGGCTCGGGCGGCATCATGCTGCCCAACCACGCCCCGCTGGTGGTGGCCGAGCAGTTCGGCACCCTGGCCACGCTGTTCCCGGGGCGCATCGACCTGGGCCTGGGCCGCGCGCCCGGCACGGACGGCGCCACCGCCCGCGCCCTGCGCCGGCAGGCGCTGGCCGGCAGCGAAGACGAGTTCCCCCGCGACGTGCAGGAGCTGATGGGCTACCTGGCCGCCGAGGATCGACCCGGCCAGACCGTGCGCGCCATCCCCGGCCGCGGCACCGAGGTGCCGGTCTGGCTGCTGGGCTCCAGCCTGTTCTCGGCCCAGCTGGCGGCCTGGCTGGGGCTGCCCTTCGCCTTCGCCTCGCATTTCGCGCCCGACATGCTGGACCAAGCCCTGGACATCTACCGCCGCACCTACCGCCCCTCCGAGCGCTGGCCGCGGCCCCACGCCATGGTGGGCTGCAACGTCATCGTGGCCGACAGCAACGAGGCGGCCGAGCATCTCTTCACCTCAGCCCAGCTGCGGGTGCTGGGCATGTTGCGCGGCCAGCGCGGCCCGCTGCCGCGGCCCATCGACCCGGCGGAGCTGGCCCGTCTGTGGCGGCCCGAGGAGCAGGCCGGGGTCCATCGCATGCTGGCGGTCAGCGCCGTGGGCGACGCGCAGCGGGTCACCGAACAGCTGGGACAGCTGCTCGAGCGCACCGGTGCCGACGAACTGATCGTCGCCTGCGCCGTGCACGACCCGCTGGCCCGCCAGGACTCCTACCGACGGCTGAAGGACGTGACGCATTTCGCCTAG